The following are from one region of the Pristiophorus japonicus isolate sPriJap1 chromosome 24, sPriJap1.hap1, whole genome shotgun sequence genome:
- the LOC139237848 gene encoding uncharacterized protein, with protein sequence ESEERMRRAREVSEERARSESEERARRQRGESEGRGRRERAES encoded by the exons gagagcgaggagagaatgaggagagcgCGAGAAGTGAGCGAGGAAAGAGCGAGGAGTGAGAGTGAAGAGAGA gcgagaagacagcgaggggagagcgagggaagagggaggagagagcgagcagagagc